A region from the Manihot esculenta cultivar AM560-2 chromosome 13, M.esculenta_v8, whole genome shotgun sequence genome encodes:
- the LOC110629766 gene encoding cysteine-rich repeat secretory protein 38, with product MPSSRVSFFFNLLSLALIFQTVVGTNPLLHFCSSNDNFTSHSPYETSLKKLMSNFYYLAPPSGFALGSLAQSTQEQAYGLALCRGDVSASDCRTCVAEASSEIRKLCPYNKGGIIWYDNCVLKYSNKDFFGQIDNQNKFSLLNVQNVSDPMTFNQNTKQLLSQLAQNASINPRMYAAGDMEIDEGSKKVYGMAQCTRDLSSVDCKKCLDGAIGELPSCCDGKQGGRVVGGSCTIRYEIYPFVKAY from the coding sequence ATGCCTTCTTCAAGAGTTAGCTTCTTCTTCAATCTGTTAAGCTTAGCTTTAATCTTCCAAACTGTTGTTGGAACCAACCCTCTACTGCATTTTTGTTCAAGCAATGATAACTTCACTTCCCACAGCCCATACGAAACAAGTCTGAAGAAACTCATGAGCAATTTTTACTATCTAGCTCCACCCAGTGGATTTGCTCTTGGTTCTCTGGCTCAGAGTACCCAAGAACAGGCATATGGGCTCGCTCTTTGCAGAGGAGATGTTTCAGCCTCAGATTGCAGAACATGTGTAGCAGAAGCAAGCAGTGAGATACGTAAGCTCTGCCCTTACAATAAAGGAGGAATTATATGGTACGATAATTGTGTATTGAAGTACTCCAACAAGGATTTCTTTGGCCAAATAGACAACCAAAACAAGTTCTCCCTGTTGAACGTGCAAAATGTAAGTGATCCAATGACATTTAACCAGAATACGAAGCAGCTGTTGAGCCAACTAGCACAGAATGCTTCCATCAACCCGAGGATGTATGCAGCTGGAGATATGGAAATTGACGAGGGATCAAAGAAAGTTTATGGGATGGCTCAATGCACAAGAGATCTCTCCAGTGTTGATTGCAAGAAGTGTCTTGATGGTGCCATTGGTGAACTCCCAAGTTGCTGTGATGGGAAACAAGGAGGTAGAGTTGTTGGTGGGAGTTGCACTATTAGATACGAAATTTACCCATTTGTTAAAGCTTATTAa